The proteins below are encoded in one region of Flavobacterium nackdongense:
- a CDS encoding RagB/SusD family nutrient uptake outer membrane protein gives MKKIILISGLILSGFLTSCQDSIDEFLEAPTKSSLDESVIFSTPALASGAVDGIKIPFAETNSYRGRFLPYYGLNTDIEWFNASQTDDNKSQLCTYSATANNTEMNTANNAWAMMYSGIERANICVQGLRNFGNPKPGTELGQLLGEALTLRAIYYADLIKSWGDVPMRFEPITTETIYLPKTSRDEIYKQLIKDLGEASTLVAWPKGSSATATVERINKAFVKGLRARLALAASGYQQYPDGVRRSNDPELAVDKMYKLALTECREVITSGTARLEPSFETLWKKYNQEDINAGGESLWELPFSDGRGRMLFSFAVRHTTNDQFHANGSNRGGTAGPLPFVFYDYDQADSRRDVSCVPYLYGAAVSGIAKQVINKDKLDTWYFGKYRYEWMKRFVTSTNDDGVNKMYMRYAEIIMMAAETANEIEGPTAAAPYLKEIRKRAFPLAQHAVKVDAYVNALTTKQAMFNAIVEEHKFEFTGEMERKQALIRWNLLKTNLDLAKDKMARLQARTDEYATVPSTLYYKYNTDNVSLIIYGLNRGETTDPGTGYTAVSWTWTGATAVTKANSLYKAGVNPDAKQFWPIWQVFIESSNGKLVNDYGY, from the coding sequence ATGAAAAAAATAATATTGATTTCAGGATTAATTCTATCAGGATTTTTGACATCTTGTCAAGATTCGATAGATGAATTTTTAGAAGCGCCAACAAAATCATCCTTAGATGAGTCCGTCATATTCTCTACCCCTGCACTGGCATCCGGTGCCGTAGATGGAATAAAAATTCCTTTCGCAGAAACTAATTCTTACAGAGGACGCTTTTTGCCATATTATGGTTTGAATACCGATATAGAATGGTTCAATGCCTCACAAACCGATGATAATAAATCACAACTCTGTACCTATAGTGCCACAGCAAACAATACAGAAATGAATACCGCCAATAATGCTTGGGCGATGATGTATTCTGGTATCGAACGAGCCAATATTTGTGTACAGGGACTGCGTAATTTTGGCAACCCAAAACCGGGAACAGAACTTGGACAGCTCTTAGGAGAAGCACTTACTTTAAGAGCGATTTATTATGCCGATTTAATAAAATCTTGGGGCGATGTGCCAATGCGTTTTGAACCCATAACTACCGAAACCATTTATTTGCCCAAAACAAGTCGCGACGAAATATACAAACAGCTTATCAAAGATCTTGGAGAAGCGTCCACTTTGGTAGCTTGGCCTAAAGGAAGTTCTGCTACTGCAACAGTTGAAAGAATAAATAAAGCTTTTGTCAAAGGCCTCCGTGCTCGTTTGGCCTTGGCTGCCAGCGGATACCAACAATATCCTGATGGAGTACGAAGAAGCAACGACCCAGAACTTGCTGTCGATAAAATGTACAAATTGGCGCTGACAGAATGCCGCGAAGTCATCACCAGCGGAACGGCTAGATTAGAACCTTCCTTTGAAACCTTATGGAAAAAATACAATCAGGAAGATATTAACGCCGGCGGCGAATCACTTTGGGAACTCCCATTTTCTGATGGTCGTGGTAGAATGCTTTTCTCCTTTGCAGTGCGACACACCACTAACGATCAATTTCACGCCAATGGAAGTAACAGAGGAGGAACTGCTGGCCCACTGCCATTCGTTTTTTATGATTATGATCAAGCCGACAGTCGAAGAGATGTAAGTTGTGTGCCTTATTTGTATGGAGCTGCTGTCTCTGGGATTGCAAAACAAGTGATCAATAAAGATAAATTAGATACTTGGTATTTTGGGAAATACCGCTACGAATGGATGAAACGATTTGTGACCTCAACCAATGACGATGGTGTAAATAAAATGTATATGCGTTATGCTGAAATAATCATGATGGCCGCTGAAACAGCCAACGAAATAGAAGGTCCAACTGCCGCAGCACCGTATTTGAAAGAAATTCGAAAAAGAGCTTTCCCTCTAGCACAACATGCTGTCAAAGTGGATGCTTATGTTAATGCTTTAACAACTAAACAGGCTATGTTCAATGCCATTGTAGAAGAACATAAGTTCGAATTTACAGGCGAAATGGAACGCAAACAAGCGCTTATTCGTTGGAATCTATTAAAAACAAATCTGGACCTTGCCAAAGATAAAATGGCTCGTTTGCAAGCTAGAACCGATGAATATGCCACCGTTCCGTCTACACTTTATTACAAATACAACACCGACAATGTTTCTCTTATAATTTATGGTTTAAATCGTGGCGAAACTACTGATCCTGGCACTGGATATACGGCAGTAAGCTGGACTTGGACTGGGGCGACCGCTGTAACCAAAGCGAATTCATTGTACAAAGCTGGCGTAAATCCTGATGCAAAACAGTTTTGGCCAATATGGCAAGTGTTTATTGAATCTAGTAACGGGAAATTAGTGAACGACTACGGTTACTAA
- a CDS encoding SusC/RagA family TonB-linked outer membrane protein — translation MIVKKVLNKGKKLSFVFLLLLGLFAHNTITAQKKPTTISGWVKDDAGLPIPGVNIIEKGTKNSSSSDFDGKFTLRISGSKSELVFSFIGFETLTQSVGQKTSMNVVLKNAASKLDEVVVIGYGTSRKSDLTGSVATISGADLKKVPMSNVAETLTGRVAGVQVTSSEGSPDSEVKIRVRGGGSLSQDSSPLIIVDGFPVNSMSDISPADVENITILKDASSTAIYGSRGAYGVIIITTKSGSKTGKMSVNYNVFYGAKTIAKDFDVLNPEDFAKWQYEYAMLSSSPKGSTKDYDKYFAPWQSYAGVEGTDWQEEIYGRTGKVQSHDLGIRGGSDKINYNFNYALYDESAIMVGSDFRRNNLSLNLKNKASDKVDLSFTMRYSNTVIGGSGANEQKEVSSADSRLKHVVGYSPIDLPGLTTDDTDEAVASYLVNPFVAIADNDRKQIRNNFNMLGSFSWKIINNLQFKSDFGLDVYDNLDYRFYGRSTYYVNNIPAATNQGKPSLIISDEKNKRFRNANTFNYDFKDILGKNHSLKLLLGEEIIDYQSNKITSTIQGYPKSFTFEDAVNLTTQGIPQSVNNNYLPDDKLLSFFGRVNYDIKNRYLFTATYRADGSSKFLGDNRWGYFPSAAAAWKINEESFMKDVSWVNLLKMRLSYGEAGNNNIPVGQTIRTFESTATAWINNITNFWAPSKTMPNPDLKWETTVTQDLGIDFGFFNNRISGTVDVYKNITKDLLINFPVSGTGYDTQYRNMGENQNEGLEVTLNLVAIQKEDYDLSFNFNIGFNKNNINSLGIMDDFGYSSGWASTSIGNDYLVNVNQPLGLMKGYLNDGRYEVSDFDFAGGVYTLKAGVATNSTIVGPVVPGSMKLKDLTGDGKVDANDITVIGNANPKNTGGLVINANIHQFDFMAAFNWSYGNDAYNANKIEFTTTAASPNGQYRNLISEMEDGKRWTNLDPNTGLLVTDPAQLTALNATTTMWSPKMDRFVFSDWAVEDASFFRLNTFTIGYTAPEKLVSKLGITKLRFYQTMSNVFTATHYSGPDPEVSTRRNTPYTPGVDYSAYPRSRQVVFGLNLSF, via the coding sequence ATGATTGTAAAAAAAGTATTAAACAAAGGCAAAAAATTAAGTTTTGTCTTTCTGCTTTTACTAGGACTATTTGCGCACAATACCATCACCGCCCAAAAAAAACCAACCACCATAAGCGGATGGGTTAAAGACGATGCAGGACTACCGATTCCGGGCGTAAACATTATAGAAAAAGGAACCAAAAATTCTAGCAGTTCCGATTTTGATGGTAAATTTACCCTACGTATTTCAGGCTCAAAAAGCGAATTGGTTTTTTCATTCATTGGATTTGAAACCTTAACCCAAAGCGTGGGCCAAAAGACCTCAATGAATGTGGTTTTGAAAAATGCAGCCTCTAAACTCGACGAAGTGGTGGTCATTGGATACGGAACTTCGCGTAAATCCGACTTAACGGGTTCTGTTGCTACTATTTCAGGTGCCGATTTGAAAAAAGTACCTATGTCTAATGTAGCCGAAACTTTAACAGGCCGCGTTGCCGGGGTGCAAGTGACTTCTTCCGAAGGTTCGCCGGATTCTGAAGTGAAAATTAGAGTTAGAGGTGGTGGATCACTGTCCCAAGACAGTTCACCATTAATCATCGTCGATGGATTTCCTGTAAACAGTATGAGCGATATTTCGCCCGCAGATGTTGAAAATATTACCATTTTGAAGGATGCTTCCTCGACAGCCATTTATGGTTCTAGAGGCGCTTATGGTGTAATCATTATTACTACTAAAAGCGGTAGTAAAACTGGTAAAATGTCGGTAAATTATAATGTGTTTTATGGTGCAAAAACAATTGCAAAAGATTTCGACGTGCTTAATCCGGAAGATTTTGCAAAATGGCAATACGAATACGCTATGCTATCAAGTTCGCCGAAAGGTTCTACGAAAGATTATGATAAATATTTTGCGCCGTGGCAATCTTATGCTGGCGTCGAAGGTACCGATTGGCAAGAAGAAATTTATGGTCGTACAGGAAAGGTTCAGAGTCACGATTTAGGAATTCGCGGTGGTTCCGATAAAATCAATTACAATTTTAACTATGCACTTTATGACGAATCCGCTATTATGGTTGGCTCGGATTTTAGAAGAAATAACTTGTCATTGAATTTAAAAAACAAAGCCAGTGACAAAGTAGATCTTTCGTTTACGATGCGTTACTCCAATACAGTTATTGGCGGTTCTGGTGCAAATGAACAAAAAGAGGTTTCTTCGGCAGATTCTAGATTAAAACACGTGGTGGGTTATTCTCCAATCGATTTGCCAGGCTTAACGACCGATGACACGGACGAAGCTGTCGCAAGTTATCTCGTGAATCCCTTTGTTGCCATAGCGGATAATGACCGCAAACAGATTCGAAATAATTTTAATATGCTGGGCAGTTTTTCTTGGAAAATCATCAATAATCTTCAGTTTAAATCGGACTTTGGATTGGATGTTTATGACAATTTAGATTATCGCTTCTATGGTCGTTCCACGTATTATGTAAACAATATTCCTGCCGCCACCAATCAAGGGAAACCATCGCTGATTATTAGCGACGAAAAAAACAAACGTTTCCGAAATGCCAATACCTTCAACTACGATTTTAAAGATATATTAGGTAAAAATCATAGTCTGAAACTACTTTTGGGAGAAGAGATTATCGATTATCAGAGTAATAAAATAACCAGCACCATTCAAGGCTATCCAAAATCTTTCACCTTTGAAGACGCCGTGAATCTTACCACTCAGGGGATTCCACAATCGGTGAATAACAATTACCTTCCGGACGATAAATTATTATCCTTTTTTGGACGGGTAAACTACGACATCAAAAATCGCTATCTGTTTACCGCCACTTATCGCGCCGACGGCTCCAGTAAGTTTTTAGGAGACAATCGTTGGGGCTATTTCCCATCGGCAGCAGCGGCTTGGAAAATAAATGAAGAAAGTTTTATGAAGGACGTTTCTTGGGTCAATTTACTTAAAATGAGATTGAGTTACGGTGAAGCTGGTAACAATAATATTCCCGTCGGACAAACGATTCGAACGTTTGAATCGACCGCTACGGCTTGGATCAATAATATTACCAATTTCTGGGCACCGTCCAAAACCATGCCAAATCCAGATTTGAAATGGGAAACCACCGTGACGCAGGATCTTGGAATTGATTTTGGATTTTTCAATAATCGCATCAGTGGGACTGTCGATGTGTATAAAAATATCACCAAAGATTTATTGATAAATTTCCCTGTTTCGGGAACTGGTTACGACACCCAATATAGAAATATGGGAGAAAATCAGAACGAAGGTCTTGAGGTTACTTTAAATTTAGTGGCGATACAAAAAGAAGATTATGATTTGAGTTTTAATTTCAATATTGGATTCAATAAAAACAATATCAATAGCCTCGGAATTATGGACGACTTTGGATATTCTAGTGGTTGGGCCTCTACTTCGATAGGAAATGATTATTTAGTAAATGTAAATCAACCGCTTGGCTTGATGAAAGGGTATCTCAATGATGGCCGATACGAAGTGTCTGACTTTGATTTTGCAGGAGGCGTTTACACTTTGAAAGCGGGTGTTGCTACTAATTCGACTATTGTTGGACCTGTCGTTCCGGGTTCGATGAAATTGAAAGACCTTACTGGTGATGGAAAAGTAGATGCAAATGATATTACCGTTATTGGCAATGCAAATCCAAAAAACACCGGAGGGCTAGTTATCAATGCGAACATCCATCAATTCGATTTTATGGCCGCTTTCAATTGGAGTTATGGCAATGATGCTTACAATGCAAATAAGATAGAATTTACCACTACTGCAGCATCACCAAACGGTCAGTATCGCAACCTTATTTCTGAAATGGAAGACGGAAAAAGATGGACCAACCTTGATCCTAACACGGGATTATTGGTTACCGACCCAGCCCAATTAACTGCATTGAATGCCACTACGACGATGTGGTCACCAAAAATGGATCGATTTGTTTTTTCGGATTGGGCAGTTGAAGATGCTTCCTTTTTCAGACTGAACACTTTTACAATAGGTTATACCGCTCCAGAAAAACTAGTTTCAAAACTGGGAATCACCAAACTACGATTCTATCAAACCATGAGTAATGTATTTACGGCTACCCACTATTCTGGGCCAGATCCTGAGGTTTCTACCCGAAGAAATACGCCCTACACCCCGGGAGTAGATTATTCAGCCTACCCTCGTAGCAGACAGGTTGTATTTGGTTTAAATCTTTCTTTTTAA
- a CDS encoding glycoside hydrolase family 28 protein, which produces MKLYKLFSFQAKNALKTLALVLILLDVLVANAQQNEDTSVIWKKMEAVLKSMKTPVFPNKTYSIINYGAKSSSTFDNTLSIKKAIQDCSKNGGGTVLIPKGTYFTRPIHLESNVNLHLEDGAELLFSANPKDFPLVHTTFEGTECMNYSPLIYANNKTNVAVTGKGTINGQASNDNWWSWCGKDTYGWKEGMPKQQKDIEILMSMAEKGIEVKNRIFGDNHYLRPNFVEFFECTNVLIKDINVINAPFWVLHPMKSTNVIVDGVNINSHGPNNDGCDPEYSKNVNIKNCTFNTGDDCIAIKAGRDADGRRVGIKSENIIVQNCKMFDGHGGVTIGSEMSAGVSNVYVENCVMNSPNLDVAIRLKTNSKRGGLIENFYVRNIEIGEVNEAVLKVDMFYNVHGNQEGSFIPRIENISLENVKVKYGGKFSILALGRKDSKIKNITLNNVLIEKVNTPFSIENVENLKFINTYINGALANTTGM; this is translated from the coding sequence ATGAAACTTTATAAATTATTTTCTTTCCAAGCTAAAAACGCGCTAAAAACCTTGGCGCTCGTCCTGATACTATTGGATGTATTGGTTGCAAATGCGCAGCAAAATGAAGATACTAGTGTAATATGGAAAAAAATGGAAGCCGTTTTGAAATCAATGAAAACCCCTGTGTTTCCCAACAAAACGTATTCAATCATTAATTATGGTGCAAAATCCAGCAGTACTTTCGACAATACCCTAAGTATTAAAAAAGCGATTCAAGACTGTTCGAAGAATGGAGGAGGAACCGTTTTGATTCCAAAAGGAACCTATTTCACTCGCCCGATTCATTTGGAAAGTAATGTAAATCTGCATCTTGAGGATGGGGCAGAACTTCTGTTTAGTGCCAATCCAAAAGATTTCCCACTTGTTCATACCACTTTTGAAGGAACGGAGTGTATGAACTATTCGCCACTTATTTATGCCAATAACAAAACAAATGTTGCGGTTACTGGAAAAGGGACAATAAACGGGCAGGCTAGCAATGACAATTGGTGGTCGTGGTGTGGAAAAGATACCTATGGGTGGAAGGAAGGAATGCCAAAACAACAAAAAGACATCGAGATTTTGATGTCGATGGCCGAAAAAGGGATTGAGGTAAAGAATCGGATTTTTGGTGATAACCACTATCTGAGGCCCAATTTTGTGGAGTTTTTTGAATGTACGAATGTGCTCATCAAAGATATCAATGTGATTAACGCCCCATTTTGGGTGTTGCATCCTATGAAGTCAACCAACGTTATTGTTGATGGTGTAAATATAAATAGTCACGGCCCCAACAATGATGGTTGTGATCCTGAATATTCCAAAAATGTCAACATAAAAAATTGCACCTTCAATACGGGAGATGATTGTATCGCCATAAAAGCAGGTCGCGATGCCGATGGAAGGCGGGTAGGGATCAAATCTGAGAATATCATTGTTCAAAATTGCAAAATGTTTGATGGTCACGGTGGAGTAACGATTGGTAGCGAAATGTCTGCCGGAGTTAGCAATGTCTATGTCGAAAACTGTGTGATGAATAGTCCCAATTTAGACGTAGCCATTCGGCTAAAAACAAACTCCAAAAGAGGTGGATTGATCGAGAATTTTTATGTTAGAAATATAGAAATAGGCGAAGTAAACGAAGCGGTGCTCAAGGTAGATATGTTTTATAATGTGCACGGCAACCAAGAGGGTAGTTTCATTCCCCGCATTGAAAACATTTCTCTTGAAAATGTAAAAGTCAAATATGGCGGGAAATTCAGCATTCTCGCATTGGGACGAAAAGACTCCAAAATAAAAAACATTACATTGAATAATGTGCTTATCGAAAAAGTGAATACTCCATTTTCGATAGAAAATGTGGAAAATTTAAAATTTATAAACACCTATATCAATGGCGCACTTGCCAATACTACTGGAATGTAA
- a CDS encoding LacI family DNA-binding transcriptional regulator gives MTRRTTIYDIAKELDITAASVSRALNNNPKISEATRKLVMETAAKMNYKQNKLALALRSGKSFNVGVIVPRIDSNFFASVIRGIEEELYAHQYHVIICQTHEDDKREYENISTLLNAQVDGILMSVSNISSENTSSENDKIIKRALDKNVPVIFFDRKKNIPGVSSVTINDFDVSYLATKHLIQQGCSRIAHFKGNQNIEIFKHRFNGYKQALTDNGIEFNESYVIQTKSTVAEGADAIKTLMKLPQPPDSLFSSGDFAALGAIQQLKSMGMRIPEDFCVIGFGNEPFTDFLELPMSTIDQVPLEMGKMTAKVFLDQINNTGIKNANHVVLTSELNIRKSSSRNIKSK, from the coding sequence ATGACTCGAAGAACCACGATTTACGATATTGCTAAAGAGCTTGACATTACCGCTGCCTCTGTTTCGAGAGCATTGAATAACAATCCAAAAATTAGCGAAGCTACGCGAAAACTAGTGATGGAGACGGCTGCTAAAATGAATTACAAGCAAAATAAGTTGGCCTTAGCACTTCGAAGCGGTAAAAGTTTCAACGTTGGTGTCATTGTCCCCAGAATAGACAGTAATTTTTTCGCTTCGGTCATTCGCGGTATCGAGGAAGAATTGTATGCTCATCAATACCATGTTATCATTTGTCAAACCCACGAAGACGATAAACGAGAATACGAAAACATCAGCACCTTATTGAATGCTCAGGTGGATGGCATTTTGATGTCGGTTTCCAATATCAGCTCCGAAAATACGAGTTCAGAAAATGACAAAATCATAAAACGAGCTTTAGACAAAAATGTTCCGGTCATCTTCTTCGATAGAAAGAAAAATATTCCGGGAGTCAGCTCGGTGACCATCAATGATTTTGATGTTTCCTATTTGGCTACCAAGCATTTAATACAACAAGGCTGTAGCCGAATAGCCCATTTTAAAGGCAATCAAAATATAGAAATATTCAAACATCGTTTCAATGGTTACAAGCAAGCCCTAACGGACAACGGCATTGAATTTAACGAGAGTTATGTCATTCAAACCAAAAGTACTGTTGCCGAAGGAGCAGATGCCATTAAAACCCTGATGAAATTACCACAACCGCCTGATTCCCTTTTTTCCTCGGGTGATTTTGCAGCTTTGGGCGCTATCCAGCAACTTAAATCTATGGGGATGCGAATTCCAGAGGATTTCTGTGTAATTGGTTTTGGCAACGAACCCTTTACCGACTTTTTAGAACTTCCGATGTCAACTATCGATCAAGTTCCGCTTGAGATGGGCAAAATGACCGCCAAAGTATTTTTGGATCAAATCAATAATACAGGCATAAAAAACGCCAATCACGTGGTCCTCACCTCAGAACTGAATATTAGAAAATCCTCTTCTAGAAACATCAAATCAAAATAA
- a CDS encoding pectinesterase family protein: MKTKLQLIIITVLLSISFAQAQKTDVWDFGGATLDPSLYNNLLTPTIINSNFYVYSALVVQGTASTNNVLTNANTNPINLTGGLTFKPNTNDRFYTNDLTVTRYATGNLGVSGLPEYTARIFCNGNASATVRFFSMDLNEDDEVTFVARVDNAAANLNIVNTTTNTQTENIPLTTSTSAVTLAKFMAKAAGSFKISSFDNSAARASYYRVLRKPATYSNVTGTMNETAAPGLPAGYSVRFTYPNGKTKDAVVTAGTYSVSLPMGYTYKMSLVGANGFIISSGENAVVSAPTTIQNIAVLKVDLFTVSGNITGLNASDVTKVGLSYTATGKIYIPVPVVNTTTGAYTVDLEANTPYTISASGVNDSEILANSITVTGTTSVNIAFTAKPLYTVTINPTGLNAIQIGLLSLKFTNINEAGYVYNFAPNTTVSLRSGTYSIDYSGLDNQQVELGLTSNLLIAGLPTSKTLAFKPATVWSFDDRTITTSSTGYKGILFSGTAAAFAGRLANGDLTAKTGGIMQIPVKVGDKITVSHYFAANFSIDGGAAIINTSGSTATIVNTEYTYPGATDGYVTITLLGTALTSYFTEIKIGGSIAYTSPITVGLGKNYATINQALDAAAKMVRTASDRVVVLVDPGNYQEMIDITIPNITIKNSSATPSIALANKGVDISPEAVRITSYYGLGYNYYSMKNNQKWDADILRVNKENGSQPYTNVSGTTNNSYWNATLIVSANGFEAQNIIIENSFNQYISTKEADDVLVELVGLTKGTRPTAVGNTSVQNRPFVERAAALAIKNGIDKTVLNNCRVVGRQDSFFGGTTARVAVYKGVMMGAVDYMFGGMNATFYKTDLSMNVSDTSGDASYLTAPQQAIGRGYLFYECKVTSAIPGIETASVYRAKPGFFGRPWAANTSEAVFYNTTIETSDYPGNIGESLITPIAWNSSLSGTSAKMYEYGSIENSGVNNSASRASWATLLTVPTLTDGTSITTFNFTKGSDGWDPFPQLIAEDPLGNKKYEAVTSANAYGYKNTIVVSNVKSNTKVLVYSLNGALVKSFETDTDTNFKANAGIWIVVLKAIDGQKTMKLMTY, from the coding sequence ATGAAAACAAAATTACAATTGATTATTATCACGGTATTGCTTTCCATATCATTTGCACAAGCGCAAAAAACCGATGTTTGGGATTTTGGAGGCGCAACTTTAGACCCTAGTTTGTATAATAATTTACTAACGCCAACTATTATCAATAGTAACTTTTACGTTTACAGTGCTTTGGTTGTTCAAGGTACAGCAAGTACTAATAATGTATTAACAAATGCCAATACCAATCCTATCAATCTTACTGGTGGCTTAACTTTTAAACCCAACACAAACGACCGATTTTACACAAACGACCTTACTGTCACCCGATATGCCACTGGAAATTTGGGAGTCAGTGGTTTGCCTGAATATACTGCCCGTATTTTTTGTAATGGAAATGCGAGTGCCACTGTTCGATTCTTTTCTATGGATTTGAATGAAGATGATGAAGTCACTTTTGTTGCAAGAGTAGACAATGCGGCTGCAAATTTGAATATTGTCAATACGACCACCAATACTCAAACTGAAAACATACCGCTCACTACCAGTACATCAGCAGTTACCTTAGCCAAGTTTATGGCAAAAGCTGCAGGTTCGTTTAAAATTTCTTCTTTTGATAACTCAGCTGCCAGAGCAAGCTATTACAGAGTTTTAAGAAAACCGGCAACTTATTCGAACGTGACTGGCACAATGAATGAAACTGCTGCTCCAGGTTTACCTGCTGGTTATTCGGTTCGTTTTACGTATCCGAATGGCAAAACTAAAGACGCCGTTGTAACTGCCGGAACCTATTCCGTGTCATTGCCAATGGGGTATACCTACAAAATGAGTTTGGTGGGTGCGAATGGTTTTATCATCAGTAGCGGTGAAAATGCCGTTGTTTCGGCGCCTACTACAATCCAAAATATTGCTGTTTTAAAAGTTGATTTATTCACGGTTTCCGGTAACATTACCGGATTAAATGCATCCGATGTAACAAAAGTAGGTTTGAGCTACACTGCAACTGGCAAAATTTATATTCCAGTACCGGTAGTCAATACTACTACTGGCGCTTATACTGTAGATTTAGAAGCCAATACGCCTTACACAATAAGTGCAAGCGGCGTTAACGATTCGGAAATTTTGGCAAATAGCATTACAGTTACAGGCACTACTTCAGTAAATATAGCTTTCACAGCCAAACCTTTGTACACTGTTACAATCAACCCTACAGGATTAAACGCTATTCAAATTGGCTTATTAAGTCTTAAATTTACCAACATAAACGAGGCAGGCTATGTTTATAATTTTGCTCCAAACACTACTGTTTCATTACGTTCTGGAACATACAGCATCGATTATTCTGGATTAGACAACCAACAAGTAGAATTAGGTTTAACCTCAAATTTATTGATCGCTGGATTACCAACCTCAAAAACTTTGGCATTCAAACCTGCTACCGTTTGGTCTTTTGACGACAGGACAATTACCACTTCATCAACTGGATATAAAGGGATTTTGTTCAGCGGAACAGCAGCAGCATTTGCAGGCCGTTTGGCCAATGGAGATCTAACAGCCAAAACAGGTGGAATTATGCAAATACCAGTAAAAGTAGGTGATAAAATTACGGTTTCTCATTATTTTGCGGCCAATTTTTCGATAGACGGTGGAGCGGCCATTATCAATACTTCTGGAAGTACTGCTACAATCGTGAATACCGAATATACCTACCCTGGTGCTACTGATGGCTACGTAACCATTACCTTATTAGGAACTGCGTTGACCTCCTATTTTACGGAGATTAAAATTGGTGGCAGCATCGCTTACACCTCGCCAATCACAGTTGGTTTGGGTAAAAATTATGCGACCATAAATCAAGCCTTGGATGCCGCAGCAAAAATGGTTCGTACCGCAAGCGATAGGGTGGTTGTTCTAGTAGATCCAGGTAATTATCAAGAAATGATCGATATTACCATCCCAAATATTACCATCAAAAATAGTTCAGCTACCCCAAGTATAGCTTTGGCCAACAAAGGAGTTGATATCAGCCCTGAAGCGGTGCGAATTACTTCGTATTATGGTTTAGGATATAACTATTACAGTATGAAAAACAACCAGAAGTGGGATGCAGACATTTTAAGAGTCAATAAAGAGAATGGATCGCAACCCTATACCAACGTGAGCGGTACCACAAATAATTCCTACTGGAATGCGACGCTTATTGTAAGTGCCAATGGTTTTGAAGCACAAAATATTATTATTGAAAATTCTTTCAACCAATACATTTCGACAAAAGAAGCCGATGATGTACTTGTGGAATTAGTTGGTTTAACCAAAGGAACTCGACCAACTGCAGTTGGCAATACCAGCGTTCAAAACCGACCATTTGTAGAGAGAGCTGCAGCACTAGCAATCAAAAATGGTATCGATAAAACGGTTTTAAATAATTGTAGAGTTGTAGGTCGCCAGGATAGTTTTTTTGGTGGTACAACGGCTAGGGTGGCCGTATATAAAGGAGTGATGATGGGAGCCGTAGATTATATGTTTGGCGGAATGAATGCAACCTTTTACAAAACAGATTTGTCGATGAATGTAAGCGACACTTCTGGCGATGCTTCGTATCTGACAGCGCCGCAGCAAGCCATAGGCAGGGGCTATTTGTTTTATGAATGTAAAGTTACCTCTGCAATTCCTGGTATAGAAACCGCATCTGTGTACCGTGCCAAGCCGGGGTTTTTTGGTCGTCCTTGGGCTGCAAATACCTCTGAGGCGGTCTTTTATAATACAACTATAGAAACCTCCGATTACCCGGGGAATATAGGCGAATCATTGATAACACCAATTGCTTGGAACAGTTCATTATCTGGAACTTCTGCCAAAATGTATGAGTATGGTTCAATAGAAAATTCTGGTGTAAATAATTCAGCAAGTCGAGCATCTTGGGCAACTTTATTAACTGTGCCAACATTGACAGACGGAACATCAATTACAACATTTAATTTTACAAAAGGTTCAGACGGTTGGGATCCCTTTCCACAATTGATTGCCGAAGATCCTCTTGGAAACAAAAAATACGAGGCGGTAACTTCTGCAAATGCGTATGGGTACAAAAACACTATTGTAGTTTCTAATGTGAAATCCAACACCAAGGTTTTGGTATATAGTTTAAATGGTGCTTTGGTAAAATCATTCGAAACCGATACGGATACCAATTTCAAAGCCAACGCAGGCATTTGGATTGTAGTTTTAAAAGCTATTGATGGTCAAAAAACGATGAAGTTGATGACTTATTAA